Part of the Paenibacillus sp. JNUCC32 genome is shown below.
AAGCCTAATTGTTTTTTCTACATAATTTTCTAACATAGCATATTGAAACATGCTATCCCCATATACATTGTATCGAGCTACAATAAATGGTTGTCTTATTTCGTGTGCCGAAAGGTGGGGTAGGGTTGTCGGATCCTTTTGTAGTCAGGTCATTAGACGAAATACGTTTTTGGTCACGCATTATGAAAGAACATTCCTTTTTTCTTCGATTAGGATTTAGATGTGAAGATACGCAGTTAATCAATGAGGCTAATCAATTTCATGCCATCTTTGAGGATATTGAAAGAAGATCACATGCATATCAAGCAGATACCGATCCACAAACAATTCGACAGTTTAATTCAGAAGTTCACAATGCCGCTGCACACATTTGGGCATTTAAGAGGAAGGTACTTGGACTTATACTTAGGTGCCAGCTCCCTGGGGGGACAAATTTCCCGTTGCTTGTAGATCATGTTAGCCGAGAAGCAAATTACTTTAGAAATCGGTTAGAGGAACTCAATAACGGGAGACTTGAGCCATTACCCGATGCGATTATCGATGAAAATGTCTTTTTCCTAAAAATCATGGCTGACCATGCAAAATTTATAGGTCATCTGCTTGATCCATCGGAGCGAAAATTAGTGGAACAAGCAAGGGAGTTTAGCCAAGACTTTGATACGTTGATGTTTCAAGCCATTGACCTAAGTTCCATGCGTCCAGAATCGCAAACCCATCCATTACTAAGTCAATTTGTTGATGAAAACCGAGTTTCAGTCAAATCATTGCGCGATTTTAAGAAAACTGCGCGCGACTTAATTGAAGAGTGCCGAATCAAAAGCATCATTCATCCTTTATTAGCAGATCATGTTTTCCGTGAAGCTGAGCGATTCTTATTTATCCTAGACATGTTCGATCGGTCATTATCTGGCGTGAAGGTGAACAAGAAAGAAATCATGCATTAATATAAGGGAGGCACTATTGGATGGAAATACAAATAACGGGCTTTGTTGTTCATTCCGATAACCCTGACTCCAGTCATTCCCACCAACTCTTTCTAACATCTTGGGATGGAAGACCGGTTAATGTTCATGTCCATCCCTTTCAAGGAGATACCTCTTTTGACGTTGGACATTTCCATCATTACGTGGGTATAACTGAACCAGCTCCAAGCGGCGTGCCGCACGTCCATAATTACCATGCCCAAACATCATTTAATGACCAGCACAAGCACTTGATTAGAGGAACAACCGGGCCCGCCATTCCATTGGCAGGCGGTGGGCACTACCATTATTTTGAAGGTTATACCACCGTAGATGGCAGGATCCCACATGCTCATCGTTATAGCGGGAACACAGGTGATGAACAAGGGTAAATAATAGTTTCGCCCACTGTACCTTTTTGTTTATATAAATTATGAATACAGCTTTATAAGAGGGCTGCCGAGTGGGAGCCTTCTTGTTAGTGACCACATGATTTCTCCTCAGTCCACATGTCAAACCAATAAGATGATTAGGCCAAGTACAAAAAAAGCGGATCCGAGGCATATGGAAACCAATCCGCCGAATTTTACTAAATCCATGTAAGTATCGCTTCGTTCCGAATCTCCTTTGACTTGCCAGCCTTCATCCCTGCTCCAGCCGAATGTCGGATACCTTCTGGCAAGGAGCCCTATACCTATGAGGATCACAGCAAACCCGAAAAGTGCCCCCCATGACATAGGGGTACCGCAAGGTCGAACAAGCGTCGCTAACCCGATTAAGACCAATACGCCGCCAATAAATCCGCCTATTGCCGCACCGACCTGGGTTTTTAACAAATCATGATCGTCCTGCTCGTAGTCTTCCGGCAACCTTTTGTTCCATCGTATCCAATCCGAATCCGGATTCATGAAGGTATAACGGCAATTTAGAATGATAACGACGCCAAATAACATCCATAACATTGAAATCAACCCCTTGAGGATTCATACGGAGTAACAAAATGGAAGTTCCGGTAAAGTGAAGTAAGACATGAAGAATGGAGATCTAAAGTTACAAATTAAAGGTACCTGAAAAGAAAAAATCCTGCTCTTATGTGAGCAGGATTTTACTTCTGTTCCCTAAGCTTATCGCAAAAATTAATGGCGCTCCGGGGTACGGCGTCTTAACCCAGCAAGACCGGCAAGACCAATTAATCCAAGCCAACCCCAGTCTGTATCGTTATCATTGGTGGCTGCGTTGGTGTTATAACTTCTAGCGTTAACGTTGTTTGTGTTCATGTCATTTGCATTCCTGTTGTTGTTTTCAGCGGAAACAGGGACAACCAACATGCAAGCAATGCTCATAGCCGCTAGAAAAGACATGCAGATTTTCTTCATGTTAAGGACCTCCTTTCTCTGTTCGTCTGAAATGCATGGGCAGGTACCAAAATTATCTTGCCCCAAATAATCTTTAACGATTCTTTACCAAACGAGTGTACTTCTGCCTTCCGAGTAGTGAGACTGTGCTAATTTTCCTTTTATCCGCTATTTCACCGGATTAATGTCGATCCATTTCGAAATGGACCGAGCCGCTGTCGCGCGGATCGGTTATTGTTTTGCGGGCGATGAGATTCCCCTCACCATCCATACCTTCGATATCAAAAGGTGTGGAAGCGGGCGACGGCAGAAATACGAACCAGATCATTCTTCCGGCTTCCGCAGCAGTCAGCTTAGCGTTATAACTACCTTTGCCCTTGATTTTGACGCTTACTTTTTTTATCGAGGGATCCAGAATATCCCCGAACACCATGGGAAATGGGGTAGAGAGATGGTCTAATTCAGGCATGCCCATGTAATTTAACGCTGCTATGGATTGTGAAGATTCGCCGATTCCATATCCGCCGCCCCAAGCCCATTTCCAACCGATCCGAGTTTTTCGTACATATTCTACTTGCAAATTATGGCTACCCGCTTGGTAAGGTCGTTTCATAAATAAAAGAGTGCCTCCGCTCACGGGTTCACGGTGAATGACATGCATGGAGGATGGGCCTCTAAACTGTTCAACCGCGGTATCCGGAGTCTTCCCGAGCGGGATATGAAGGATATTGTCCTGCCCCAGCGCTCGCGACATGCGCCGATCCGTTAATCCGCCAGGGCGTTCCATCACATAGATGAAGGCGTAGAAGAGAACGGCCGAAAGTAATATCAGTTTGGCAGCAAGCCTGATGATTCGTTTATGTTTAACTGGCATAATGCGTCCACCACCATAACATTTTTAATAATCATTTCTGAAAATCGAACAACAACTCCACCAATATACCATAATTTGGGGTGTTATTTAGCAGTGCGTGTGGAAAACAGATAAAAGGCCAGTGTAAGGTATAGATGAAACGTGTCGTTTACTCGATTCCAGCAGGGAACTCCCGTTTTATGTCGAAGTTTGAAATTAGGGGGTGCTTATATGCTAAAAACATTGAAGGTCGAGCTCTTTAGCGATTCCAATCTGGACGATTTGCAGGATCAGGTGAATGAATTCCTGTATAACATTCATCCTGACGATGTGAAGGATATTAAGCTTTCATCGGCAGACGGAACATACGATATTTTGGTCATATATAAAGAATAGAGAAAAAGCACCTTAAAGGTGCTTTTTCTTTTGATCTTGCTTATTAAGAATCTCAAAAGGTAAGACTACTTTGCATATAACATTGCCGTGCCGTCCAGACAGCCCAAGGACAAAAAGTTAGGTACATCACTTTTTATGTCCCCCTAATGAAGCTTTAAGGTTCCATTAAGCTACGCATCTTATGATGGAATCACCTCTTAACAATAGATTAGGAGCCCCTCTAATTCCGTGGTTAGAGGGGCTTCTCTTGTTTACATATCTTTTTTGCGCAATGGAACAACGGGAGGTTATCGTCTTTTCGGCAGCTCCATGCACCAACGATGACTCTGCTCGTGGTTTGATTCTTCCTGTTTTTATGAGATATGATAGACTAGTATTTTTATAAGCTATACCCATGTTGCAAAGAAAGTAGGAGAGTAATGGAAGATTTCATCTTGTGGTTGAAGTATCTGCTGCTGGGAATTGTGCAGGGGGTTACGGAGCCGATTCCGGTATCCTCCAGCGGTCATTTGATTGTCGCCCAAAGGCTGATGGGCATGGAGCAGAACGGGCTGTCGTTCGAAATACTGACCAATACGGCCTCATTGATTGCGATCGTGTTCATCTTTCGCAAGGATTTGCAGAGATTGATTGTGAACGGCCTAAGTTATGTTCGGACACGACGACCGGAGTTTAAATCCGACTTCATGTTCATTCTGTATATTATTGTGGGTACGATTCCGGCTGTCATCATCGGACTGTTGTTCAAAGACCAGATTGAGGAAATATTCGCTTCGGTTCGCACGGTAGGCATCGCGCTGCTATTTACGGGAGTGGCCCTCTGGCTGATTCGGAACCTTCGCGGCCGCAAGCTGGATAATGACTTGTCGTTCAAGGACGCGCTTATCGTAGGCTTGGCACAGGCGGTGGCGCTGATTCCGGGGATCAGCCGGTCCGGCTCGACCGTCATTACGTCGATCGCCGTGGGGATGAAGCAGGAGACGGCCCTGCGGTTTTCCTTTATGCTGTACATTCCGATAAGCCTCGGCGGCATGGTGCTAGGCGTGTCGGATATGGCATCGGATTCCGATTTTGCTCCGCTGTTCATTCCCTATTTGATCGCATTTATCGCGACGCTCATCTGCACCT
Proteins encoded:
- a CDS encoding undecaprenyl-diphosphate phosphatase; translation: MEDFILWLKYLLLGIVQGVTEPIPVSSSGHLIVAQRLMGMEQNGLSFEILTNTASLIAIVFIFRKDLQRLIVNGLSYVRTRRPEFKSDFMFILYIIVGTIPAVIIGLLFKDQIEEIFASVRTVGIALLFTGVALWLIRNLRGRKLDNDLSFKDALIVGLAQAVALIPGISRSGSTVITSIAVGMKQETALRFSFMLYIPISLGGMVLGVSDMASDSDFAPLFIPYLIAFIATLICTYFAMKWFMNIMARGNLKYFAYYCFVVGILLFVFL
- a CDS encoding YmaF family protein, with amino-acid sequence MEIQITGFVVHSDNPDSSHSHQLFLTSWDGRPVNVHVHPFQGDTSFDVGHFHHYVGITEPAPSGVPHVHNYHAQTSFNDQHKHLIRGTTGPAIPLAGGGHYHYFEGYTTVDGRIPHAHRYSGNTGDEQG
- a CDS encoding sporulation protein Cse60, coding for MLKTLKVELFSDSNLDDLQDQVNEFLYNIHPDDVKDIKLSSADGTYDILVIYKE
- a CDS encoding WGxxGxxG family protein, which translates into the protein MKKICMSFLAAMSIACMLVVPVSAENNNRNANDMNTNNVNARSYNTNAATNDNDTDWGWLGLIGLAGLAGLRRRTPERH
- a CDS encoding DUF2935 domain-containing protein translates to MVVLFRVPKGGVGLSDPFVVRSLDEIRFWSRIMKEHSFFLRLGFRCEDTQLINEANQFHAIFEDIERRSHAYQADTDPQTIRQFNSEVHNAAAHIWAFKRKVLGLILRCQLPGGTNFPLLVDHVSREANYFRNRLEELNNGRLEPLPDAIIDENVFFLKIMADHAKFIGHLLDPSERKLVEQAREFSQDFDTLMFQAIDLSSMRPESQTHPLLSQFVDENRVSVKSLRDFKKTARDLIEECRIKSIIHPLLADHVFREAERFLFILDMFDRSLSGVKVNKKEIMH